The following proteins are co-located in the Sphingobacteriia bacterium genome:
- the dusB gene encoding tRNA dihydrouridine synthase DusB: MIKIDNITIDDPVILAPMSGVTDLPFRNLVKRFGAGLVVSEMIASRAMILETKQSLQKSSGSDEKTSIQLAGCEPEVMAEAAKLNEDRGARIIDINFGCPVKKVVNGFAGSALMKDEPLATKILEATVKAVKVPVTLKMRMGWDSNNLNAPRLAKIAEDVGIKMITIHGRTRAQMYDGKANWEFIQSVKDAVKIPVIANGDIKTIDDAVIALEKSKADGIMIGRGAYGKPWFVNQVAHYLRTKEILSEPTLEEQLKIILEHYDAMLELYGSEGGVRMARKHIGWYSSGLYNSAIFRGQINRMNNPNDVKELTIEFYSKCLEDALVN; this comes from the coding sequence ATGATTAAAATCGATAATATTACTATTGATGATCCGGTAATTCTTGCTCCTATGTCGGGGGTAACTGATCTTCCATTTCGCAATTTAGTTAAAAGATTCGGTGCAGGCCTTGTGGTTTCAGAAATGATTGCAAGCCGCGCTATGATTCTTGAAACTAAACAAAGTTTACAAAAATCAAGCGGATCTGATGAAAAAACCTCAATTCAACTTGCAGGTTGTGAGCCTGAAGTTATGGCCGAAGCTGCAAAGCTTAATGAAGATAGAGGTGCTAGAATTATTGATATTAACTTTGGTTGTCCAGTTAAAAAAGTAGTTAATGGTTTTGCAGGTTCTGCATTAATGAAAGATGAACCATTAGCAACTAAAATTTTAGAAGCAACTGTAAAAGCTGTTAAAGTACCTGTTACTTTAAAAATGCGCATGGGTTGGGATAGTAATAATTTAAATGCCCCTCGCCTTGCAAAAATTGCTGAAGACGTTGGCATTAAAATGATAACAATTCATGGCAGAACACGCGCACAAATGTATGATGGTAAGGCTAACTGGGAATTTATTCAATCTGTAAAAGACGCTGTAAAAATCCCTGTTATTGCAAATGGTGACATTAAAACTATTGATGATGCTGTAATCGCTTTAGAAAAATCAAAAGCTGATGGTATTATGATAGGTCGAGGCGCTTATGGTAAACCTTGGTTTGTTAATCAAGTAGCTCATTACCTTAGAACAAAAGAAATTTTATCTGAACCCACTTTAGAAGAACAACTTAAAATTATTCTTGAACATTATGACGCTATGCTTGAACTTTATGGGAGTGAGGGTGGCGTTAGAATGGCTAGAAAACACATTGGGTGGTATAGTTCTGGGCTTTACAATTCTGCAATTTTCCGTGGTCAAATTAACCGCATGAATAATCCAAATGATGTTAAAGAATTAACTATAGAATTCTATTCCAAATGTTTAGAAGATGCTTTGGTTAATTAA
- a CDS encoding ankyrin repeat domain-containing protein, with protein MKNSWRIKEFKNDIQRLLKHNGLTQQLEIFEKMEFTEENFINFINTQDIDCNLKDENDNSLLYSSIIKGTPNIVSFLIKEKNVDTSDAISTACKFGRTKVFKILLEHGAKYNDEDFILVARNRYIKIFNIFIKLGINQKTIHNALDDMSRYISTSENTGKIISILLMHSSPEKRKEFFDTKAKKVVMSIIDNEQDFLGVTDILKFYFENDFDAKVKFLNSLGENYKGFTAIFIHSHITNIDLLIYKVCLKYSREQMGRNIISVYDASIKAIEVIEQHKDSISKIDPIIFSIFARGFESFYLRKCDNRMIEGFNALVLESIIKHIEKDLDFFSRLHQVKDFDTIKRAYRECNLISKNGLKGASFGKVKILNEITEVISYFSSGYNAIQTYQQRLAEEKKQQATYLTK; from the coding sequence ATGAAAAATTCGTGGCGAATAAAAGAATTTAAAAATGATATTCAACGTTTATTGAAACATAATGGGTTGACGCAACAACTCGAAATATTCGAAAAAATGGAGTTTACTGAAGAAAATTTTATTAACTTTATCAATACACAAGATATTGACTGTAATTTAAAAGATGAAAATGACAATTCTTTATTGTACAGTTCTATTATCAAAGGGACACCGAATATAGTTAGTTTTTTAATAAAAGAAAAAAATGTAGATACGAGTGATGCTATTAGCACTGCGTGTAAATTTGGAAGAACTAAAGTATTTAAAATTCTACTTGAACATGGCGCCAAATATAATGATGAAGATTTTATATTAGTTGCTAGAAATAGATATATAAAAATATTTAATATTTTTATTAAGTTAGGTATTAATCAAAAGACCATACATAATGCTTTAGATGACATGTCTAGATATATATCCACTAGTGAAAATACCGGAAAAATTATTTCGATCTTATTAATGCATTCTTCACCTGAAAAAAGAAAAGAATTTTTTGATACAAAAGCAAAAAAAGTAGTAATGAGTATTATAGACAATGAACAAGATTTCCTAGGTGTAACTGATATTTTAAAATTTTATTTTGAAAATGATTTTGATGCAAAAGTTAAATTTTTAAATTCTTTGGGAGAAAATTATAAAGGTTTTACTGCAATTTTCATACATTCACATATAACCAACATTGATCTTTTAATTTATAAGGTATGTTTAAAGTATAGTAGAGAACAAATGGGTAGAAATATTATTTCTGTATATGATGCAAGTATTAAGGCAATAGAAGTTATTGAACAACATAAAGATAGTATTTCTAAAATTGATCCAATTATTTTTAGTATTTTTGCACGTGGGTTTGAAAGTTTTTATTTGAGAAAATGTGACAATAGAATGATTGAGGGTTTTAACGCATTGGTTTTAGAATCTATAATTAAACATATTGAAAAAGATTTAGATTTTTTCTCTAGACTCCATCAAGTTAAAGATTTTGATACCATAAAAAGAGCTTATCGTGAATGTAATTTAATATCAAAAAATGGTTTAAAAGGCGCGTCTTTTGGTAAAGTGAAAATACTTAATGAAATTACAGAAGTCATTTCCTATTTTTCTTCAGGATATAATGCTATACAAACTTATCAGCAAAGATTAGCAGAAGAGAAAAAGCAACAAGCAACTTATTTGACTAAATAA
- a CDS encoding pyridoxal phosphate-dependent aminotransferase, giving the protein MNEFDIINNRKNTDSMKWDLHQNNAIPMWVADMDFKCPQVIFDELTKVISHGILGYPLISDNYYKSVRNWFSNNHNMQLEINNIIPTTGVLPSLRTIVEEFTFKDDNIIIQTPVYYMFEEIIKDSDRKVLYNPLIYNEDGSYNINFHHLNELLKYKPKIFILCSPHNPVGRIWQKEELVKIINYCNKNGILLIADEIHCDLIAPGFKFHSLGSFSKEMLNNIIILNSPTKTFNLAGLRGGNAFIFNEEIRARFKKRLNLHGANKLNTFYIKATEIAYSQAAPWLTSLNNYLKNNYLYIQDFINKNLPQIKLTPLEATYLVWMNYENLKISEDQLISKLEKDVIFSPGSKFGENGKGFIRLNIATPLEVIKKALILLKEKTL; this is encoded by the coding sequence ATGAATGAATTTGATATAATAAATAATAGAAAAAATACTGATTCAATGAAATGGGATTTACATCAAAATAATGCTATTCCTATGTGGGTCGCTGATATGGATTTTAAGTGTCCGCAAGTAATTTTCGATGAATTAACTAAAGTTATCTCGCATGGGATCTTAGGATATCCTCTTATAAGCGATAATTATTATAAATCTGTACGCAACTGGTTTAGTAATAATCATAATATGCAGCTTGAAATTAATAATATAATTCCTACTACAGGTGTATTACCTTCCTTAAGAACTATAGTCGAAGAATTTACTTTTAAAGACGATAATATAATTATTCAAACGCCAGTTTATTATATGTTTGAAGAAATAATTAAAGATAGTGATAGGAAGGTATTATATAACCCTTTAATCTATAATGAAGATGGTAGCTATAATATAAATTTTCATCATCTAAATGAGCTTTTAAAATATAAACCTAAAATTTTTATTCTATGTTCGCCTCATAATCCAGTTGGGAGAATTTGGCAAAAGGAAGAATTAGTGAAAATAATTAATTATTGTAATAAAAATGGTATTTTACTAATAGCAGATGAAATTCATTGTGATTTAATAGCGCCAGGTTTTAAGTTTCATTCATTAGGTTCTTTCTCTAAAGAAATGTTGAATAATATTATTATTCTAAATTCACCTACAAAAACTTTTAATTTAGCAGGCTTAAGAGGTGGAAATGCTTTTATATTTAATGAAGAAATAAGGGCTCGTTTTAAAAAACGCTTAAATTTACATGGTGCAAATAAACTTAATACTTTTTATATTAAAGCAACTGAGATTGCTTATTCTCAAGCAGCTCCTTGGCTTACTTCCCTAAATAATTACCTAAAAAATAATTATTTATATATTCAAGATTTTATAAATAAAAACTTACCACAAATAAAGCTCACGCCATTAGAAGCCACATATTTAGTGTGGATGAATTATGAGAATTTAAAAATTTCTGAAGATCAATTAATTAGTAAGCTTGAAAAAGATGTTATATTTTCCCCAGGTTCAAAATTTGGTGAAAACGGAAAAGGGTTTATAAGATTAAACATCGCTACACCGCTTGAGGTAATAAAAAAAGCACTGATATTATTAAAAGAAAAAACATTATAA
- a CDS encoding MFS transporter, with the protein MKYPLKSIFHSEIFCIIILIFLFWLGFSTITPFLPLYSQKISFSPYEISLFLSVASLSRVVFQPILGIFISKKNERLIINLSFTCLLLSSAAYLFFDNFYLLTFIRIIEGAAIASFIISIRVLINRFDIKKTALINNYYSGAQNFGSFIAPSLAGFYVEKIGIKSIFWISTIIYTLANFITFKLPKVSENNKNAKEFSGSFYKSIYPYLSIIIIHSLEFIGLGLWLGGWSVYAKESLNWAFNKIGLSFSIIAISGVLVTPFLSYILKNEYRKKMIFGLILLALQSLNVVIFKNYEIILWLSFIAGGIGATMYFSSFHSLVSTIVPQKEIAIFYGFMGSFIFAGQAIGFALAPILGNISNNLPIILDAVLLLITAFLYKLFFIFFSKKAVN; encoded by the coding sequence ATGAAATATCCACTTAAATCAATTTTTCATTCTGAGATATTTTGTATAATAATTTTAATATTTTTGTTTTGGCTAGGCTTTAGTACCATTACGCCTTTTCTTCCACTTTATTCACAAAAAATAAGCTTTTCACCTTATGAGATTTCATTATTTTTAAGTGTTGCAAGCTTATCAAGAGTTGTATTTCAACCAATTTTAGGGATATTTATTTCTAAAAAAAATGAAAGGTTAATAATTAATTTATCTTTTACTTGCTTGCTTTTAAGTAGTGCTGCTTATCTATTTTTTGACAATTTTTATCTACTAACTTTTATAAGAATCATTGAAGGTGCAGCTATAGCTTCTTTTATAATTTCTATTAGAGTTCTCATTAATAGGTTTGATATTAAAAAGACTGCTTTAATTAATAATTATTATTCAGGAGCTCAAAATTTTGGAAGTTTTATAGCACCAAGTCTTGCAGGGTTTTATGTTGAAAAAATAGGGATAAAATCTATATTTTGGATTTCAACAATCATTTATACACTTGCAAATTTCATTACATTTAAATTACCAAAAGTTTCTGAAAATAATAAGAATGCTAAAGAATTTTCAGGGAGCTTTTATAAAAGTATATATCCATATTTATCTATAATAATTATTCATTCACTTGAATTTATCGGACTCGGTTTATGGCTAGGTGGATGGTCTGTATATGCTAAAGAAAGTTTAAATTGGGCTTTTAATAAAATAGGGCTCTCATTTTCAATAATAGCTATTTCAGGGGTTTTAGTTACACCTTTTCTATCTTATATTTTAAAAAATGAATATAGAAAAAAGATGATTTTTGGTTTAATTCTCTTAGCTTTACAGTCATTAAATGTAGTTATTTTTAAAAATTATGAAATTATATTATGGCTAAGTTTCATAGCTGGTGGAATTGGAGCAACTATGTATTTTTCAAGTTTTCACTCACTTGTTTCTACAATTGTACCACAAAAAGAAATTGCAATATTTTATGGTTTTATGGGAAGTTTTATATTTGCAGGGCAAGCCATAGGATTTGCTCTAGCTCCTATTTTAGGTAACATCTCGAATAATTTACCTATAATATTAGATGCTGTTTTATTATTAATTACAGCTTTTCTTTATAAGTTATTTTTTATATTTTTTAGTAAAAAGGCAGTTAATTAG
- a CDS encoding Gfo/Idh/MocA family oxidoreductase produces MHQLKNVIVAGCGLHFKERYYEVLEKLKDKINISLIIDLVSEKEKIEKFFFDKSFQPSSYVFLPEQYRNNITPEIINQFIPKNVNLKEIDNIIICTEPKAHKAFAIWAMEYNLNVFTDKPITAFNSYENMDSLYDDFQELNSYLKKTKVNFVVSCERRGHLGYKYLKNYISEIIKETNVPITFLDIHFGGGLWNMPDEYFFRENHPHKYGYGILLHSGYHYVDLLINLISLNKSIFPLSVEESNLKTFITNPYTSMNVINNNVYSKLLKTNRFNQCFEKENINKMKFYGENDAMIMGQFKIGKEVITNYSLKLVERSVTKRSWHILPENTYLKNGRIRQENVIIHLGPLSSIHVKSHPYSKLTNTKDLDEDFTIDIMNNQDLLNKDALIQLKRSDFSNIFPELSLKEKMNKKSRQWQLIDFLNGGDGNSRLESHEDTIKFLDKIYKNIKECNYEIST; encoded by the coding sequence ATGCATCAGTTAAAAAATGTGATAGTTGCAGGATGCGGGCTTCATTTTAAGGAACGTTATTATGAAGTATTAGAAAAATTAAAAGATAAGATTAATATTTCTTTAATTATTGATTTAGTTAGTGAGAAAGAAAAAATAGAAAAATTTTTCTTTGATAAAAGCTTTCAACCTTCTTCATATGTTTTTCTACCTGAACAATATCGTAATAATATAACTCCAGAAATTATAAACCAGTTTATTCCTAAAAACGTTAATCTAAAAGAAATTGATAATATAATAATTTGTACAGAACCAAAGGCCCATAAAGCTTTTGCTATTTGGGCAATGGAATATAATTTAAATGTCTTTACTGATAAACCTATAACCGCTTTCAATTCATATGAAAATATGGATTCACTCTATGATGATTTTCAGGAGCTTAATTCTTATTTAAAAAAAACAAAAGTTAACTTCGTTGTATCATGTGAAAGAAGGGGCCATTTAGGTTATAAATATCTTAAAAATTATATTAGTGAAATTATTAAAGAAACAAACGTACCAATAACCTTCCTCGATATTCACTTTGGTGGAGGGTTATGGAACATGCCGGATGAATATTTTTTTAGAGAAAATCATCCTCACAAATATGGTTATGGAATTTTATTACATTCAGGATACCATTATGTTGATTTACTAATAAACCTAATTTCTTTAAATAAATCTATATTCCCACTTTCAGTAGAGGAATCAAATTTAAAAACCTTTATAACTAATCCCTATACTTCAATGAATGTAATAAATAATAATGTATATTCTAAACTTCTTAAAACTAATAGATTTAACCAATGTTTTGAAAAGGAAAATATTAATAAAATGAAGTTTTATGGAGAAAATGACGCAATGATAATGGGGCAATTTAAGATTGGTAAGGAAGTAATTACTAATTATTCCTTAAAACTCGTTGAGCGTTCGGTTACAAAAAGGAGTTGGCATATATTACCAGAAAATACTTACTTAAAGAATGGTAGAATTCGTCAAGAAAATGTAATTATTCATTTAGGCCCTTTATCTTCGATCCATGTTAAAAGCCACCCTTATTCAAAGCTTACAAATACTAAAGATTTAGATGAGGATTTTACAATCGATATTATGAATAATCAGGATTTACTTAATAAAGATGCTTTAATTCAACTTAAAAGATCTGATTTTTCAAATATATTTCCTGAACTTTCATTAAAAGAAAAGATGAATAAAAAATCAAGGCAATGGCAATTAATTGATTTTTTAAATGGTGGGGATGGTAATTCACGCTTAGAATCACATGAAGACACTATAAAGTTTTTGGATAAAATATATAAAAATATAAAAGAGTGTAATTATGAAATATCCACTTAA
- a CDS encoding citrate/2-methylcitrate synthase has translation MQPIKSLQAVSDVFEISNEDNYKILSFKKEINNVLVLDQGLQHTALCKSNISKIDGENGKLFYRGIEIEKVIENNSFEDIAFELIFDKEISLQDKTNFKNKAARYFYLSKDLKQVLDNFPISLHPMDFLSMGVISLSALEPNEIKENNNTIDKVAYLIAQTSVIATYYFLKSNNENWVDIGSDEPLSYQILSHMFHNNKEYPLNEFSEILSTLLILHAEHELNCSTTTVRNIASSGGDIYNAIACGISAFKGKLHGGASQYVAEMYEEIIVSNIKAEDYVNQKIQNKARLMGFGHRVYNCWDPRAKIMFNLLKSDNESFVSVNNYKEIMLSLVKRVDNDEYFKSRSIYPNPDLLNCIFFKLLGFPSTMNTVILSLSRIAGWIAHYYEHINDNQPIIRPRQISK, from the coding sequence ATGCAACCTATTAAATCACTTCAAGCAGTTTCAGATGTTTTTGAGATATCAAATGAGGATAACTATAAAATTCTTTCTTTTAAGAAGGAAATTAATAATGTTCTTGTACTTGATCAAGGACTTCAACATACCGCTCTTTGTAAAAGTAATATAAGTAAAATAGATGGTGAAAATGGTAAGTTATTTTATAGAGGAATAGAAATAGAAAAAGTTATTGAGAATAATAGTTTTGAAGATATAGCCTTTGAATTAATTTTTGATAAAGAAATAAGTCTACAGGATAAAACTAATTTTAAAAATAAGGCGGCACGTTATTTTTACTTAAGCAAGGATTTAAAACAAGTTTTAGATAATTTCCCAATTTCACTGCATCCTATGGATTTTTTATCGATGGGGGTTATATCTTTATCAGCATTGGAACCGAATGAGATTAAAGAAAACAATAATACAATTGATAAAGTAGCTTATCTAATAGCTCAAACTTCCGTCATAGCCACTTATTATTTCTTAAAATCAAATAATGAAAATTGGGTAGATATTGGTTCAGATGAGCCTCTTTCATATCAAATACTTTCTCATATGTTTCATAATAACAAAGAATATCCTTTAAACGAATTTAGCGAGATTTTAAGTACCTTACTTATATTACATGCAGAACATGAGCTTAATTGTTCTACTACCACAGTTAGAAATATCGCAAGTAGTGGTGGTGATATCTATAATGCTATAGCGTGCGGTATTTCAGCTTTTAAAGGAAAACTTCATGGAGGCGCTAGTCAGTACGTTGCAGAAATGTATGAAGAAATAATAGTTAGTAACATTAAAGCAGAAGATTATGTAAACCAGAAAATTCAAAACAAAGCTAGATTGATGGGATTTGGTCACAGAGTTTATAATTGTTGGGACCCTAGAGCGAAAATCATGTTTAACCTTTTAAAATCAGATAATGAAAGTTTCGTGTCTGTAAATAATTATAAAGAGATCATGCTTTCATTAGTTAAAAGGGTGGATAATGATGAGTATTTTAAGTCTAGAAGTATTTACCCAAATCCTGACTTACTTAATTGTATTTTTTTCAAACTATTAGGTTTTCCATCTACTATGAATACGGTGATTCTTTCTCTAAGTAGAATTGCTGGATGGATTGCCCATTATTATGAGCATATAAATGATAACCAACCAATAATCAGACCTCGTCAAATTTCAAAATGA
- a CDS encoding long-chain-fatty-acid--CoA ligase, with amino-acid sequence MIMKQVNYEPLSPLLFLERAKRVYKDKIAIIDKNVRKTYEEFYNDCVLSAKSFKQIGVTKNNKVAYLCRNNHYMLEAYYSIPMIGGVVIPINIRLNDSDIIYILKHSEAKILIVEEDLFKEDYLKIVEKVIVISNNNYQNCLKYSEFIKLGESLESFECDLINENDLITINYTSGTTGLPKGVMYTHRGTYLNSLGECLEVGLNSKSTYLWVLPMFHCNGWCFTWAVTAAGGTHVCLDKTCDIEHLINLIIKNNVTHFCAVPTILIKLLESPNFNSLKDVSNLKIITAGSSPSPTLIKKYEESNINILHVYGLTETYGPHAICLEQESWSTASKDEVSYLKCSQGLPGIHSLFIRVVDKNMQDVPHDGKTVGEVIMRGNNVMLGYYKDKENTEKAFQDGWFHSGDAAVIKPNGYIEIRDRIKDIIISGGENISSIEIENIIYQHPSVSIVAVIPKYDEVWGEVPHAIIELKNGHILTEEEIIKHCRDNLSHFKCPKIVTFTTIPKTSTGKIQKYILKQQYYKPMN; translated from the coding sequence ATAATTATGAAACAAGTAAATTATGAGCCTCTATCACCTTTGTTATTTTTAGAAAGAGCGAAAAGAGTTTATAAAGATAAAATAGCTATTATTGATAAAAATGTTAGAAAAACCTATGAAGAATTCTATAATGATTGTGTTTTATCAGCTAAAAGCTTTAAGCAAATAGGTGTTACGAAGAATAATAAAGTTGCATATTTATGTCGTAACAACCATTATATGTTAGAAGCTTATTATTCTATTCCTATGATCGGAGGGGTAGTAATACCTATAAATATTAGATTAAATGACTCAGATATAATTTATATTTTAAAACATTCTGAAGCAAAAATTCTAATTGTTGAAGAAGATTTATTTAAAGAAGATTATTTGAAAATTGTAGAAAAAGTAATTGTTATATCTAATAATAATTACCAAAATTGCTTAAAATACTCTGAATTTATTAAATTAGGTGAATCTTTAGAAAGTTTTGAATGTGATTTAATTAATGAAAATGATTTGATCACTATTAATTATACAAGCGGTACTACTGGTCTTCCTAAAGGAGTAATGTACACACATAGAGGTACATATCTTAATTCATTAGGTGAGTGCTTAGAAGTAGGACTAAATAGTAAATCAACTTACCTCTGGGTTCTTCCAATGTTTCACTGTAATGGTTGGTGTTTCACTTGGGCAGTAACAGCAGCAGGTGGAACGCATGTATGTTTAGATAAAACTTGTGATATTGAGCATTTAATAAACCTAATCATTAAAAATAATGTTACGCATTTTTGTGCAGTGCCTACAATTTTGATTAAATTACTCGAATCGCCTAATTTTAATTCATTAAAAGATGTAAGTAATTTAAAAATAATTACTGCTGGTTCTTCTCCTTCTCCTACATTAATCAAAAAATATGAGGAAAGTAATATTAATATACTTCATGTTTATGGGTTGACTGAAACCTATGGCCCGCATGCAATATGTCTTGAGCAAGAATCTTGGAGTACTGCATCTAAAGATGAAGTTTCATACCTTAAATGTTCGCAAGGTTTACCTGGAATCCATTCGCTATTTATTAGAGTGGTTGATAAAAATATGCAAGACGTTCCGCATGATGGAAAGACAGTAGGTGAAGTAATAATGCGAGGAAATAATGTAATGCTTGGTTATTATAAAGATAAAGAAAATACCGAAAAAGCTTTTCAGGATGGTTGGTTTCATTCAGGAGATGCAGCAGTTATTAAACCTAATGGTTATATTGAAATTAGAGATAGAATTAAAGACATTATTATAAGTGGTGGTGAAAATATCTCTTCTATTGAAATTGAAAATATAATTTATCAACATCCATCAGTTTCTATAGTTGCCGTAATACCTAAATATGATGAAGTTTGGGGTGAAGTTCCTCATGCAATAATTGAACTTAAAAATGGTCATATTTTAACTGAAGAAGAAATAATAAAACATTGTAGAGATAATCTGTCTCATTTTAAGTGTCCTAAAATTGTAACTTTTACAACTATACCTAAAACAAGTACTGGCAAAATACAGAAATATATTTTGAAGCAACAATATTATAAACCAATGAATTAA
- a CDS encoding nucleotidyltransferase domain-containing protein, giving the protein MGNISEKYFIKLCKDTFDDNLIYIINTDSYLRQPCYSSKARNYYYLILEKLDNQQLNALKYLQGEFPEFILNCLSYEELENYPSHSKWQFIFSPIIYNKYNVLIEHLNTQDYVDSIANAIINVGHIARLYYLSDLDDKSHTWAVRQLGWALRYAEKGIVNLWNYIQIGEYSNSNTDLNITGEIEWLITINNFWEKFEYELLQNIEEYKKASLILNRIVQYYSEKLATNITNSNFIEDSSNEYDESKFHFISLITNDLKQKFNDNLRTFYLYGSAARGEQHKTSDVDSIVVFDKLDDDTLAVLREIKVNHPNLSIYSLSINDLIIYPSFKYYTQNLGSKKIYGNISFKPANSLDDIINGMINNLFIIIQISRAYLIGENFGPRAIHLLKLMMKLADHGCMRLLINYYKKEFPQNKEEVKAFFKEELLANKVIDFVININDEADKIKASLLNGNNSLITENYQLLISFAKDFYSKVKKLKMEGNNYETSKL; this is encoded by the coding sequence ATGGGAAATATTAGCGAGAAATATTTTATAAAACTTTGTAAAGACACATTTGATGATAATTTAATTTATATAATAAATACTGATTCATATTTAAGACAACCTTGTTATTCATCAAAAGCAAGAAACTATTATTATTTAATTCTAGAAAAATTAGATAATCAACAACTCAACGCTCTAAAATATTTGCAAGGTGAATTTCCTGAATTTATATTAAATTGTTTGTCATATGAAGAATTAGAAAATTATCCTTCGCACAGTAAATGGCAATTTATTTTCTCACCAATAATTTATAATAAATATAATGTTTTAATAGAGCATTTAAATACTCAAGATTATGTTGATTCTATTGCTAATGCTATTATCAATGTTGGTCACATTGCTCGTCTTTATTATTTAAGTGATTTAGATGATAAATCCCATACTTGGGCAGTTAGACAATTAGGTTGGGCATTGCGTTATGCTGAAAAGGGCATAGTTAATTTATGGAATTATATTCAGATAGGAGAGTATTCTAATAGTAATACAGATTTAAATATTACTGGAGAAATAGAATGGTTAATTACTATCAATAACTTTTGGGAAAAGTTTGAATATGAGTTATTGCAAAATATAGAAGAATATAAAAAAGCTTCTTTGATTTTAAATAGGATAGTACAATATTATTCCGAAAAATTAGCGACAAATATAACCAACTCAAATTTTATTGAAGATTCTTCTAATGAATATGATGAAAGTAAATTTCATTTTATCTCTTTAATAACAAATGATTTAAAACAAAAATTTAATGATAATCTAAGAACATTTTATTTATATGGAAGTGCAGCTAGAGGGGAGCAGCATAAAACTTCAGATGTGGATAGCATAGTTGTATTTGATAAATTAGATGATGATACATTAGCAGTCTTAAGAGAAATAAAAGTTAATCATCCAAACCTCTCTATATATTCACTCAGTATAAACGATTTAATCATTTATCCATCTTTTAAATATTATACTCAAAATCTAGGGTCAAAAAAGATATACGGTAATATATCATTTAAACCTGCCAATTCTTTAGATGATATTATAAATGGTATGATTAATAACCTCTTTATTATTATCCAAATTTCTAGAGCCTATTTAATCGGGGAAAATTTTGGGCCAAGAGCTATTCATTTGCTTAAGCTTATGATGAAACTTGCTGATCATGGGTGTATGAGACTTCTTATTAATTATTATAAAAAAGAATTTCCACAAAATAAAGAAGAAGTAAAAGCGTTTTTTAAAGAAGAATTACTTGCAAATAAGGTCATAGACTTTGTTATTAATATTAATGATGAAGCAGATAAAATTAAAGCTTCTTTATTAAATGGAAATAATTCGCTTATTACAGAAAACTATCAATTGTTAATTTCATTCGCCAAAGATTTTTATTCAAAAGTAAAAAAATTGAAAATGGAAGGTAATAATTATGAAACAAGTAAATTATGA